From Fusobacterium varium:
TGGGAATTAAAGATGGGATTACAAAGGAAATATTTAGAGAAAAAGTAGGGTTGAAAGAGTTTGATGGACTTTTTAATACTGTAAAAGTAAAAAAGGGAGATTTTATAAATTTATGTCCAGGGGTTGTCCATGCAACTATGGAAGGGTCTATTTTGATATGTGAAGTACAGCAGAATTCAGATACTACTTACAGAATATATGATTTTGATAGATTAGTAGATGGAAAACTTAGAGAATTACATATAGATAAAGCTCTTGATGTAATAGATTTCGAAGGAAATGTTGAAATAACTACTGATAAAAGCAGAAAAAGGATACTTTTAGCAGGAGCAGAGAAAGAGGAACTTATAAGAGGAGAATATTTCAATATAGATAAATACTTAGTTAATGGAGAATTTAAAGATGAAATAAATAGAAACTTTAAAATTTATTCTGTATTAGATGGTAAAGGTAAAATTATATATGGAGGAAAGGAATATCCTGCTGAAAAAGGTGATACATATTTTATTCCAGCAGGTTTAGAAGCAGAAATAACAGGGAAATTAGAAATTCTTAAATCTTTTATGTAGATATAGATTAAAAACAAGGGATGATTCAAATGTTTTATAAAATATTTGGATCATCTTTTTATTTATTTAAAGGAAATTTAAAAAATGTCTGGTATAAAATTTCACAATTGATATTTTACTAAAAATATATTGAATAAAAGTCTGCTTATGTTTATAATATAAGAAAAGTACAACAAGGAGTTACCTATGAAAACGACAAAATATATTATTGGTTTGATAATAGTGGCAGCTTTAGGTGGATGTACTACTGTTGGAGTTTCTCCAGGAATAGGAATAGGTTGGGGAAGTGGAGGAAGAGTAGGAGCAGGGATATCTTTGAATACTTGGATGAAACCTGATGGAGATTGGGGGTCTGACAGCAAGTACAGAGATTTTTATATTAAAAATTATAAGTATCTTATAAAAAGATATGATAAACTTAGTGCTCAGGAAAATCCAAATATTGAAGAAGTTAAAGAATTGAAAATAAAAATGCTGGCTTTAAGACAACAGGTAAATACACAGTGGAATGAAATTGATAAGAGAAAGGATTTTATCAGAAACTTTAATCAGGATATGGACTTTTATATTAATAGTGTAGAAAGTTATGAAATAAGAAGGGTATGGTAATAAATAAAATATAAAACAGAAAATTAAATTTGGGGTGAAGCAATGTTTGGTTTAATGGAAGGGATGGATTTATCAGGATTTATTTTTTTAGGAGTAGCTTGTTTTTTTGCAGCTTTTATTGATGCAATAGCAGGTGGCGGAGGGCTTATAAGTCTGCCAGCCTTTCTGGCCTCTGGACTTCCTGCTCATGTGGCACTTGGAACAAATAAGGTTGCAGCATGCTGTTCTACAATAGCAAGTAGTGCTAAATTTGCTCAGTCAGGGAAAATTAACTGGCAGCTGATGAAAAAATTAGCAGCATTTTCGTTTGTAGGAGCAGTACTTGGGGTAAAAACGGTAGTAATGATAGATTCAAAATACCTCTATCCAATAGCTATAGTTCTTCTTATTATGGTGCTGATATATACACTTCGTAATAAAAATCTTGGAGAAGAGAATAGATTTGAGGGATTAAATGGACAGAATGTAAAATGGGGAATGATTATGGCTTTTGCTTTAGGATTCTATGATGGTTTTTTTGGGCCAGGAACAGGTTCTTTTCTTATATTTGCTATGATTAGAATATTCAAGATAGATTTTACTAATGCAAGTGGAAATGCAAAAATATTAAATCTTTCAAGTAATGTGGCAAGTGTTATAATGTTTGTATCTATGGGAAAAGTTGCATATATTTATTCTTTTTCTATGGCAGCTATAATGGTAGTTGGAGCAATAATTGGGGCTAAAATGGCAGTAACAAAAGGAACAAAATTTATAAAACCAATGTTTCTCATAGTAACAACAGTAGTACTTTCAAAAATGATTGCTGAGTCTATATTTGGAATAGATGTTGGAGCAGGGATAAAAAATATAATGACAATGTTTATAAAATAGTCAAGTGAATTTTTTTATTAATGAGTTAACACTCAAAAATGTAATAGTTATTTGAAATTAAGGACAATTAAATTAAAAAATATAGAAAATAATTTAAAGAGTAGAAGAATTTCTACTCTTTTTTATTTCTTAGGAAATTATAATTTGATAAATTTGTTGAAAAAATAAAAAATGTTAATTATTTTGTATTCATATTAGATATATTAATTGAATAAGATTAAAATTGACAGCACAAAACAGCTGATTGTTAATCAGCTGTTTAGCGATATTCTTTCCAGCAAATGGAGCCTGTATGTATATTAAAATATGATATTTTTTTAACTTTCATTCTGGCATTACATTTAAAACAATAAAAAGGATTTACTCCAAAAGCTTTCCATATTTCAAGTTGATAAAAAGTAGAATTGGAATATTTAGAGACATATTTTCTCATGAATTTCATGATATTTTTAAGTTCTGATTTAATATTTCTAGAATAGATTCCAAAGCGCCTAATCATTTTGAAATGTTTAGGGGGAATGTGAATAATTAATTTAGAAAGAAATGTTTCTGCATCTAAAGTAAGCTCAATTCTTTGTTTATCATCAGCAAGACTTTCATAATAGAAAGTAACCTTATTATCATAGAAATCAATAATTTTATATTCTGCGATAGGAGCTCTTGACAGATATCTGCCAATATATTTAATTGCATAAATATTATTATTTAAATCATTTTTTGCAACATTGAAAAAGAATCTTGTATTTTTGCGATAAAGGTAGTTAGTAGCAGCATAAGCTTTAGCTTTAATTTCAGGCTTGTCATAATTTCCAGATTTAACAATATCAATAACCATTTTTTTCCATTGTCCAGCAATGGAATTGACATGAAAATATTTTTTTTCAAGAAATTGGAAGTTTTTATTGAATCCACCTAAAGTAACAATAGCATGAATATGAGGGTTCCATTTAAGATCGCGCCCAAAGGTATGAATAACAGTAATCAATCCATAATGAATGATATCTGAGTTAGTAAAGTATTTAGAGGAATATTTTGAAATTTTATGAATTCTTTGATTTTTTGCTTTAATGTTATGAAATTGATATTTAAAAACATCATTAACAGCATAAGCAAGCTTAGTTAAAAGGTCTCTATCATAGAAGAAAAACATTCTAAGTTCTTCAGGAATAGTAAAAAGGACACTTCTATGTTTAACATCAATAAGAGAAGTAGAAGTTTTTTCAGTTCAAACAGCAGAATAACGTTTACCGCAGGAAGGACAAAATCTAGATTTACAAGTAACTTTAATTTTATGCGCATCATGACACTTAGGGCATTGAAGAGAGAGAAAAGATTTATCAATAGAACAAGCTAAGAATTTTTGAATAGTCTGTTTAACATCCTCAAAATGTTCATTTTTAAAATATTTCTTGATTTTACCTAAAAGATTTGTTATATTGACTTTAGAGATAATATGTTTGATTTGCATGAATGTCTCCTTTGTATAATTAGGGTGGTAACTATATTATACAAAAAAGAGAGCTGAGTAAAACATTTTTTTTAAATGTTACTCAGCTTTTTTTATTTCTTAGGAAATTATAATTTGATAAATTTGTTGAAAAAATAAAAAATGTTAATTATTTTGTATTCATATTAGATATATTAATTGAATAAGATTAAAATTGACAGCACAAAACAGCTGATTGTTAATCAGCTGTTTAGCGATATTCTTTCCAGCAAATGGAGCCTGTATGTATATTAAAATATGATATTTTTTTAACTTTCATTCTGGCATTACTTTTAAAACAATAAAAAGGATTTACTCCAAAAGCTTTCCATATTTCAAGTTGATAAAAAGTAGAATTGGAATATTTAGAGACATATTTTCTCATGAATTTCATGATGTTTTTAAGTTCTGATTTAATATTTCTAGAATAGATTCCAAAGCGCCTAATCATTTTGAAATGTTTAGGGGGAATGTGAATAATTAATTTAGAAAGAAATGTTTCTGCATCTAAAGCAAGCTCAATTCTTTGTTTATCATCAGCAAGACTTTCATAATAGAAAGTAACCTTATTATCATAGAAATCAATAATTTTATATTCTGCGATAGGAGCTCTTGACAGGTATCTGCCAATATATTTAATTGCATAAATATTATTATTTAAATCATTTTTTGCAACATTGAAAAAGAATCTTGTATTTTTGCGATAAAGGTAGTTAGCAGCAGCATAAGCTTTAGCTTTAATTTCAGGCTTGTCATAATTTCCAGATTTAACAATATCAATAACCATTTTTTTCCATTGTCCAGCAATGGAATTGACATGAAAATATTTTTTTTCAAGAAATTGGAAGTTTTTATTGAATCCACCTAAAGTAACAATAGCATGAATATGAGGATTCCATTTAAGATCGCGTCCAAAGGTATGAATAACAGTAATCAATCCATAATGAATGATATCTGAGTTAGTAAAGTATTTAGAGGAATATTTTGAAATTTTATGAATTCTTTGATTTTTTGCTTTAATGTTATGAAATTGATATTTAAAAACATCATTAACAGCATAAGCAAGCTTAGTTAAAAGGTCTCTATCATAGAAGAAAAACATTCTAAGTTCTTCAGGAATAGTAAAAAGGACACTTCTATGTTTAACATCAATAAGAGAAGTAGAAGTTTTTTCAGTTCAAACAGCAGAATAACGTTTACCGCAGGAAGGACAAAATCTAGATTTACAAGTAACTTTAATTTTATGCGCATCATGACACTTAGGGCATTGAAGAGAGAGAAAAGATTTATCAATAGAACAAGCTAGGAATTTTTGAATAGTCTGTTTAACATCCTCAAAATGCTCATTTTTAAAATATTTCTTGATTTTACCTAAAAGATTTGTTATATTGATTTTAGAGATAATATGTTTGATTTGCATGAATGTCTCCTTTGTATAATTAGGGTGGTAACTATATTATACAAAAAAGAGAGCTGAGTAAAACATTTTTTTTAAATGTTACTCAGCTTTTTTTATCATATTAAAAATAAAAAAGAAGATTTCAAATGCTGAATTTTTTTATGGGAATATAAAATATGAAGAAGAAAAGGCAGATGCAATGGTACAATTCATAAAAGAATTTTAGAATATAGAAAATTGATATTTTATAGGTAATCCAATTGGTTTGCTTTGCCCAATGAAATATTAAAAAGTGTTCAATAATAAAGAATTTAAAGTAACAAGAGAAAGTAAAATAGCAAAGGAGGTTGGATTTAATGCAGAGTTATTCAGAGTGATCATGGAATTGAATTTAATAATCTGGTTATTAAAGAAAAGCTTGATACTTTTGAAATAATGGGTGATAATACAATAAATGATACAGAATAAGAGGTGAATTAGATGAAAGAGACATATTTTCAAAATTATCTTGTTGAAAATTATACACTTATTGCAATGGTAGTGGGCTCATATTTTGTTATTTCCATGAAATCAGCAGTGGAGATATTTATAAAAAAACGAATGGTTATAAATATGACTCTACTCTTGATTCTCTCTATAGCAGAGTTTTATATGAATTATCTTAAAGAACAAGCTGTGATAGGATTGTCTTTTATAATAGCAGGAATAATATACTATTCATTAAAACCTTTAGTTATGGCTATAATTATAAATATAGTGGAGCCTAAAAATAAATTAATTTATATTCCTGTAATAGTGAATTTCTTTTTTTACTGTAATGCATTTTTAAGGAATAAGGTATTTTATTTTGGAGCTGATGGAAGTATTGAACTTGGACCTTGGGGATATGCTTTTATTGTTACAAATTGGATATATTGGATTATCTTTCTTCTTGTGTTGAATCTTAAATTTTATAAAAATATAGAGGTAAATCATCTTCAAGCTTTCTTTTGTATAGCGTGGCTGATGACTGCAAATATTATGGAATCAATAGGGATGAAACCAGGGATATTGAATGAAACTTATGCTGTAGCTTTTTTATTTTATTATCTTATAATACATGTACGTATATCTCAACAGATAAATGAAGAAAAGGAAATAAAGATAAGAGAACAAAGAATGTCATTGATGCTTTCACAAATACAGCCTCATTTTTTATATAATACATTAAATACTATAACTGCACTTTGCCGAGCAAATCCAAAACTTGCAGAGGAAACGACTATAAAGTTTTCTGGATATCTTAGGGAAAATATGTATAGCATGGGTGAAAATGACACACAGCTTTTTTCTAAAGAATTAGAGCATACAAATGTATATCTTGATATAGAAAAACTTAGATTTGGGGATAGGGTAAATGTGGAATATGACATAAAGTCAGATGATTTTAATATGCCAACCCTTACATTACAGCCAATTGTAGAAAATGCAGTAAAACATGGAATATGTAACAAACTTGAAGGGGGAACTATAAAAATTTCTACAGAAAAGAAAGGTAGAGATTATATAATAACAGTTTCAGATAATGGGATAGGTTTTGAAATAGAAAAAATATTAAGTGATGGAAGGTTACATGTTGGCATACATAATGTAAAAGAAAGGTTGAAAAGTATTGTTAAGGCAGAGCTTGAAATTACAAGTTTTATAGGAATTGGAACAATTGTAAAAATTATTATACCTGGAGAAAGAAAAAATATAAGATTGGAGAGTGGAAAAAGACGTGAAATATTTAGTATTGGACGATGAGATACTTGCAGCAGAATATCTTGCAGCATTAATACGCGAAGTTGATGAAAGAGCAGAAGTCGTAACAGCAATTAATCCTGTTAAGGCTCTTGAACTTACTGAACAGCAGTTTGATGTGTGTTTTATTGATATACAAATGCCAGGATTAAATGGTATAGATTTTGCAAATAAACTTAAAAAATTGTATCCAAAAACTAACTTTATATTTGTGACTGGCTATTCAGATTATATGGGAGAAGCTTTTAAAGTAGATGCCAGTGATTATATAATGAAGCCAGCGAATGTGGAACAGATACATCATGCACTTGAAAATCTTAGATATTCTGTACCTGAAAGTCTAGGAAAAGAAGAAAAAAAGAGAATACAGATAACCTGTTTTGGAAATTTTGATATACTTATAGATGGAAAACCTGTGAAATTTAAATTTGATAAGACAAAGGAGCTTTTGGCATATCTTGTTCATAGAAAGGGAGCAAGATGTACTTCAAAAGAAGTAATTGTAAATCTATGGGAAGAAGAGGGGCATGATTCTTATTATAGAATGCTAAAAAAAGACTTGCAAGATGTGTTAAATAAACTGGGGTGTGGAAAAATAATATATAGCGAAAGAGGGCAAATTGGACTTTCAAACTTAGAATATATTCAGTGTGATTATTTTAAATGGGGAGAAAATATTGTAGAGGGCAGGAAACTCTATCATGGAGAATATATGGCTCAATATTCTTGGGGAAAAGAAGTTAATGCTTTTATAGAAATGGATAAATATCAAAATAAATATTAAAAAATTTAATTAATATTCATACTTATTGACACTTCCTTGACGGAGATACTGTTATACTAAATTATAATTTTATATATTATAACATTTTTGGAGGTGTTTTGATGAGCGAAAAGAACAAAACAGTCAGATTACCTAATAAAGCGGAAGCTATTATTCCAATTGTTTTTCTTCTGACAATAATGATTACAAACTATGCACTTGGCTGGGGACTGGATCCTCATATTCCTGTAACTCTTTCATGTGGAGTTGCTATGATTATTGGAAAGTTGTGTGGATACAATTATAAAGAAATGCTTGCATCAGGTCTTGAAGCGATCAACCAATCACTTGAAGCAATAATTATTATCCTTTTAGTTGGGTGTTTGATTGGTTCATTTACTGCATGTGGAACTATTCCAGCTGTAGTATATTATGGACTTAAATTATTTACACCAGCTATATTTCTTCCATTTGTAACAATTCTTTGTGCAGTTGTAGGGATTGCACTTGGATCAGCTTGGACTGTGTCAGCAACACTTGGAATTGCATTTATGGCGATAGGAACAACAATGGGGCTAAATCCAGCACTTATTGCAGGAGCCATTCTTTCAGGAGCATGTTGTGGTGATAAATTTTCACCTCTTTCAGATTCAACAAATTTAGCTGCTGGTTCTGCACAGACTGGACTTTTTGATCATGTGGCTGCTATGGTGACTACAACCTTGCCAAGTCTAATTATAGCAATAGTTATATTTGGATTTTTCTCATTTTCAAAGGTTGAAACTTATGACCCTACACTTGCAAATGAGTTATCAGCTGCAATCATTGAACATTATACATACATGAGTCCAATTCTTCTTATTCCTATTTTACTGATTATAGTAGTAGCAGTAATAAAGATGCCAGCTATACCTTCAGTAGTGCTACTTTCATTGATTGGATGTGCATTTGCTTTAATCTTCCAAGGTGCTGGAATTGCTGACTGTATCAAAATGCTGCACTATGGATATGAAGCTGAGTCAGGAAATGCACTATTCACAAAGCTTGTAAATAGAGGTGGTATGGATAGTATGCTTTGGACAAATAATCTTGTAATAGTTGCCGTTGCTTTTGGTGGAATACTTCAAAAGATTGGTTCAGTAGAATCACTTCTTGGTGGACTGATAAAGAAAGTTAAGACTCCATTCCAGTTAGTTGTTGTTACAGTTGTAACTTCAATGTTTTGTATCACAAGCATGTGTGACCAATATTTAGGATTAATAATTCCAGCATCAATGTATAAGGATAACTTTGACGAAATGGGTCTTGGCAGAAACATGCTTTCAAGAACATTAGAAGATGGAGGTACTTTGTGGTCACCACTTATTCCTTGGTCATCTTGTGGGGCATATCATGCAGCAGTACTTGGAGTTCCAACACTTTCATATTTGCCATATTGCTTTATGAATATAATAAATCCTATTTATGCCATTGTTACTTTAAGCTGGGGAGGAAATATTTTATACGCTGATGGTTCAAGAACAAACATGTTTGGTAAGTTAAAAAAAGGTCGTGGACCTGCTGAGGCACCTGAGGAAGCATATGAAAAAGCTATGAAAGCTCTTTCAAGGATAAGAAACGCTGAAAATTATAATGGTCTACAAAAAACTAGCTAACACTATCTAAATATGTAGGGGAAATATTATGAACTATTACGGAATTATACCAAAACGAAAATTATGGGTAAAAATTGGAATTATAATCTTTGGTATTTATACTATTTATAATTCAGTTATAAATAGTAACTTGTTTTACTTTCCATTTGGAATTATTATGATTCTAGTTACTTTTTCTGATAGAAAACATATAATTTCACAAGAAGGTGTGGATATTCTTTACACCATTTGTGGGATTCAGTTCCATAATATATGGAACTGGAGTGAAATAAATACGATTCATACAGATTCAATCAGATCTAAACCAAATGTAGAATTGCATATTGGGAAGGATGTGATATCTAGAAGGTTTATTTTATCAAATGTTGATGCTAACAAAGTAATAACTATTATAAGTAAAATGAATTCTAAGATTTATATTACAGAATTGAATAAAAAAGAGAAATAATAATGATAAATATATGAAAAAAAGAAAAAGGAAAATAAAAAAGCTGCCAACAGGCAGCTTTTTTTAATCAAATATATATCCTATACTGAATTGAGATATGACATCTCCTTTTTTATTGTCTTTAGAAACAGAAAATTCAATAGGTCCAAACATAGTTTCATAAGTTAAAGAGAGAGCAAATCCCTGATGATAATCTTCCCAAAGAAGTGTTTTATCTTTATCCATGGCATCACTTTTTTCTCTGGCTTCTCTATATGTACCTATGTTCCAATTAGTACCTATATAAAGATTTGTAGATAGTTCATAGTCTAGTCCCAATCTTCCTATAAGGAATTGATCAACAAGTTTTTGATGTACTTCATAACCATAGAATGCAAATTCCTTATTTTTAATATTATTTTTAGTACCACCAAGTTTTATATATTGATCAAGCAGAATA
This genomic window contains:
- the gmuF gene encoding mannose-6-phosphate isomerase; amino-acid sequence: MYPLKFKKNLVKKVWGGRKFKEVLNMELPDNDLYGESWEVSSHKGGLSYVDNGEFQGKSLIELIEKYGKDILGEEIMEKFKGKFPLLIKYLDINDRLSVQVHPSDEYALKVEGEFGKSESWYIMEASDNATLILGIKDGITKEIFREKVGLKEFDGLFNTVKVKKGDFINLCPGVVHATMEGSILICEVQQNSDTTYRIYDFDRLVDGKLRELHIDKALDVIDFEGNVEITTDKSRKRILLAGAEKEELIRGEYFNIDKYLVNGEFKDEINRNFKIYSVLDGKGKIIYGGKEYPAEKGDTYFIPAGLEAEITGKLEILKSFM
- a CDS encoding sodium:proton antiporter → MSEKNKTVRLPNKAEAIIPIVFLLTIMITNYALGWGLDPHIPVTLSCGVAMIIGKLCGYNYKEMLASGLEAINQSLEAIIIILLVGCLIGSFTACGTIPAVVYYGLKLFTPAIFLPFVTILCAVVGIALGSAWTVSATLGIAFMAIGTTMGLNPALIAGAILSGACCGDKFSPLSDSTNLAAGSAQTGLFDHVAAMVTTTLPSLIIAIVIFGFFSFSKVETYDPTLANELSAAIIEHYTYMSPILLIPILLIIVVAVIKMPAIPSVVLLSLIGCAFALIFQGAGIADCIKMLHYGYEAESGNALFTKLVNRGGMDSMLWTNNLVIVAVAFGGILQKIGSVESLLGGLIKKVKTPFQLVVVTVVTSMFCITSMCDQYLGLIIPASMYKDNFDEMGLGRNMLSRTLEDGGTLWSPLIPWSSCGAYHAAVLGVPTLSYLPYCFMNIINPIYAIVTLSWGGNILYADGSRTNMFGKLKKGRGPAEAPEEAYEKAMKALSRIRNAENYNGLQKTS
- a CDS encoding membrane protein, translated to MFGLMEGMDLSGFIFLGVACFFAAFIDAIAGGGGLISLPAFLASGLPAHVALGTNKVAACCSTIASSAKFAQSGKINWQLMKKLAAFSFVGAVLGVKTVVMIDSKYLYPIAIVLLIMVLIYTLRNKNLGEENRFEGLNGQNVKWGMIMAFALGFYDGFFGPGTGSFLIFAMIRIFKIDFTNASGNAKILNLSSNVASVIMFVSMGKVAYIYSFSMAAIMVVGAIIGAKMAVTKGTKFIKPMFLIVTTVVLSKMIAESIFGIDVGAGIKNIMTMFIK
- a CDS encoding putative transposase, producing MFFFYDRDLLTKLAYAVNDVFKYQFHNIKAKNQRIHKISKYSSKYFTNSDIIHYGLITVIHTFGRDLKWNPHIHAIVTLGGFNKNFQFLEKKYFHVNSIAGQWKKMVIDIVKSGNYDKPEIKAKAYAATNYLYRKNTRFFFNVAKNDLNNNIYAIKYIGRYLSRAPIAEYKIIDFYDNKVTFYYESLADDKQRIELTLDAETFLSKLIIHIPPKHFKMIRRFGIYSRNIKSELKNIMKFMRKYVSKYSNSTFYQLEIWKAFGVNPFYCFKCNARMKVKKISYFNIHTGSICWKEYR
- a CDS encoding sensor histidine kinase, with amino-acid sequence MKETYFQNYLVENYTLIAMVVGSYFVISMKSAVEIFIKKRMVINMTLLLILSIAEFYMNYLKEQAVIGLSFIIAGIIYYSLKPLVMAIIINIVEPKNKLIYIPVIVNFFFYCNAFLRNKVFYFGADGSIELGPWGYAFIVTNWIYWIIFLLVLNLKFYKNIEVNHLQAFFCIAWLMTANIMESIGMKPGILNETYAVAFLFYYLIIHVRISQQINEEKEIKIREQRMSLMLSQIQPHFLYNTLNTITALCRANPKLAEETTIKFSGYLRENMYSMGENDTQLFSKELEHTNVYLDIEKLRFGDRVNVEYDIKSDDFNMPTLTLQPIVENAVKHGICNKLEGGTIKISTEKKGRDYIITVSDNGIGFEIEKILSDGRLHVGIHNVKERLKSIVKAELEITSFIGIGTIVKIIIPGERKNIRLESGKRREIFSIGR
- a CDS encoding putative transposase, producing MFFFYDRDLLTKLAYAVNDVFKYQFHNIKAKNQRIHKISKYSSKYFTNSDIIHYGLITVIHTFGRDLKWNPHIHAIVTLGGFNKNFQFLEKKYFHVNSIAGQWKKMVIDIVKSGNYDKPEIKAKAYAAANYLYRKNTRFFFNVAKNDLNNNIYAIKYIGRYLSRAPIAEYKIIDFYDNKVTFYYESLADDKQRIELALDAETFLSKLIIHIPPKHFKMIRRFGIYSRNIKSELKNIMKFMRKYVSKYSNSTFYQLEIWKAFGVNPFYCFKSNARMKVKKISYFNIHTGSICWKEYR
- a CDS encoding sensory transduction protein, yielding MEKDVKYLVLDDEILAAEYLAALIREVDERAEVVTAINPVKALELTEQQFDVCFIDIQMPGLNGIDFANKLKKLYPKTNFIFVTGYSDYMGEAFKVDASDYIMKPANVEQIHHALENLRYSVPESLGKEEKKRIQITCFGNFDILIDGKPVKFKFDKTKELLAYLVHRKGARCTSKEVIVNLWEEEGHDSYYRMLKKDLQDVLNKLGCGKIIYSERGQIGLSNLEYIQCDYFKWGENIVEGRKLYHGEYMAQYSWGKEVNAFIEMDKYQNKY